Within the Solibacillus silvestris genome, the region TGGCAATATATCGCATGCGGCGAATGCTTTGTTTGTATCTCAGCCTTATTTAAGTACTTATATAAAAAATTTAGAAAGTAAACTAGGTGTAGAACTTTTAAATCGGCAAGTAACACCGCTTGTTCTTACGTATGCAGGAGAGCTTTATATTTCGTATATGCAGGAGATTCATGAAATGCATGAAGTGATGATGCGTGATATCGAAGCCTTAAATGAATTAAAAAAAGGTAGAGTAGTTCTTGGTATTAATCCAATATTGGCTTCACATATGCTTTATGATTTTCTCCCAGAGTTTATGGACAAATATCCAGGAATAGAAATTCAATTAGAGGAAGGTACTGCCAATGAAATGGAAGCGCTAACCTTACAAAATAAAATTGATATTTGTATTAGTATGTTGCCAATCAAAAATACGGGGCTTGTTTACGAGAAGTTATATGAAGAAAACATTTACCTAGTCATTCCAAAGGGCCATATATTCTATGAAGAAAATAATAAAGAAATAAAACATATACCATTTCCTCCTTCAAAACTAAATCATCAAAAGTTTATCTTATTAAAACCAGGGTTAGGATTACGTCGTTTAACGGATAATATTTTTGATCACTATGCCATAAGCCCAACAATAACTCTAGAAACGAATAATATTGAGAATGCATTTCGTCTTGCAAATAAAGGAATAGGAATGACAATTATTCCCGAATGTATTATTACAAGAGATCAACTAAAGATTGAATCCAACTTATATACGTTAGGCAATCCAGTTTATAAAAATAGCGTTGTCATTAGTTATAAAAAAGATGTTGTTTTGTCTACCGCAGCATCTGCTTTTTTAAAGTTTGCCAAGAAAAGATATCTTCAATTTTAAAATATTATGAAGTAATTTTAGTTAGAGCCAGCAAAAAGAGAACGAATTTCCAATGTGGGAACCGTTCTCTTTTTTTTTGAAATTGGACGATAACCAATTAGTTATAGAGCGAATAATGGAATTAGTATGAGTAAAAGAGTCCTAATTATGACATAATCTCTTAGGAATTATTTAATTAATACGATGACATTTTAGAATTTTTAAGTGAAATGTTTTCTAATAAAAGGAGTAAATATTATGGAAATGATCGGACCTTTAGGCATAGTCATAGCGATTATCTTTATCATATTGATGGCAATGAAAGGATATAACATTATTTATATTGCCCCGCTAGCATCAATTATCGTAATTTTAACGAACCAAATGGACTTCTTCTCTTCTCTAATTGGTAAAGAGAATTCATATATGACAGGTCTGACCGGATTTGTTGTGAACTTTTTTGCGGTGTTTTTACTTGGTTCCATTTTGGCCAAGTTTATGGAACAGAGTGGAGCTGCTCAATCCATTGCACAAAAAGTATTATCGATTACAGGAACAGAAAAGCCGTTTTCTGTATTAGTTGCAATTTTCTTAATTAGTTCGATTCTCACATTCGGTGGAATAAGTTTATTTGTAGTGTTATTCGTGATTATCCCACTAGCAAGACCTTTATTTAAACAATTAAATATCGCATGGAACTTAATTGTCATCCCTGTTTACATTGGAATTGGTACTTTCACAATGACAATGTTACCGGGAACGCCTTCGATTCAAAATGTTGTACCCATCCCATATTTAGGGACAACTTTGACTGCAGCACCTCTTTTAGGGATTATCGGTTCAGTAGTAGCCGTAACGTTCGGATTATGGTATATGAACTATACATTAAATAAGAGTCTTGCAAATGGGGAAACATATGCCCAATTTAACGCTGATGATCAATCCAAACATGAGCTAAAAGAGAAGACACCTTCATTTATTATGAGTATTATCCCGATTTTGCTCCTTATGGTAGTGAATTTAACAGGGAGTGCATTGGAAATTCCAAACACAATTTTAATCGGCTTAGGTGTAGCAGTAATTTCATGTGTTATTTGTTACCACAAGTATATTCCTTCTCAAAAGGCAGTATTGAATGCGGGGGGGCAAAGTTCAATTAATCCAATTTTCCTTACTTCATCAGCAGTAGCATTTGGGATTGTTGTAACTACAGCACCAGGCTTCAAATTTATTTCCGATTTAATATTAGGTATACCTGGTGACCCGCTTGTTAGCTTATCGGTTGCAGCCGGTGCACTATCAGGAATAACAGGATCATCATCCGGAGCATTAGGTATTGTAATGGAAGTATTTGCGGAAACTTATTTAGCTATGGGTGTGAGTCCGGAAGCAATGCACCGTGTTGGAGCAATTGCATCTTCTGCATTAACGATTATGCCGCACACTGGTGTAGTTTTATCACTATTAGCACTTACAGGATTAACACATAAAAACAGTTTCAAGTACCAATTCATTACTATGACATTTGCAAATATATTTGCTCTAATATCGGTAATTGTTGCAGCAATTATCATTTATTAAATTGTATATTGTTAAACGACCGATCATAAGAACAAAATAAAAAAGAGGTTAAGATAGAAATAGAAATTTCATTAACTAAGGAGAAAAACCTTATTAAGAAACGGATATTTTATAAAATTGATTGGAATGGAGGGCGAGTGTTCGTGCTGACGGTTTCACCTTTCGCACTGTGAAAACATTAGCTGACGGCTATGCCTTTCGCTACAAGCAAGCTTCCTGCGGGAATAGCGTGACGCCTGAGACTAGGAACAAAAGCTAAGAACGCCACGTCCTGTGGCAATGCTTTTGTGACCAACATCCTGTTGGCCTCACGCCCGCGGAAAGCGTCCCGGAATGGAAATCAATTTTTAACGCTCACCAAGAAATGCCATTTTTCTCTCGGAAAAATGGCATTTCTTGGTTATGTCCCAACCTCTTTCTTTTATTTCAATATAAATGAACATTATTAACAATAACTGAACTACTTTGAGACGGTAATTAATCTCATGTATTCGATTTAAATAAAGCAATAAAGTTCCTGCAAATAGGAGAGAATGTGGCTTCTTGCTTGTAAAATAATTTCGGCTGAATCGCAATTTCTAATTCAGGTAAATCAACAAAATGAATTCCATCCACGTACCCTAGCTGAATTTTAGGTAATATACTAATTCCTACTTCTTTAGCAACTAAATACTGGGCAATCGTAATATCTTTACACTTAGCAACAATATTTAAGGAAATGTTCTTTTCTTTAAGATAATATATAATATTTTCTAACATCGAATACCCTTCCATCGCTTCTAACGAAATAAACGGGAACTTCATTAAGTTTTGGATCGATACCACATCTAGATCAATCTGATTCGACCAATTCTTTGGTACAGCCAATGCAAAAGGACTAGGTGTTAAGGGGAATTCTTCATACTGTTCACTATTTTCCGGTGCTAAAATAACAGCTATATCTATTTCATTATTAAATAACATTTGTTCTAATTTCTCGGAATCCCCTTTGAAAATTTGTAATTCTACTTTAGGGTAGCTTTGCGAAAATTGCCGTATGACATCTCCTACTAAATGTATACAGCTTGAAGAAACCCCTAAACGTAATTGCCCCATTTCACCTTGCATCATATAATCCATTTTCACGTCAAACATTTCCATTTGCTGAAGCATATGAGTTGCATGATTATATAGCATTTGTCCAGCTTCAGTAATCTCCCATTTTTGTCGATATCGCTTAATTAGTGGTGTGCCGTAGTGTGTTTCAATTTGTTTTAATAACATACTTAATGGTGGCTGTGCCATATGTAATACTTCGGCAGCCTTTGAAATGCTTCCCTGATCAACTATTTCTTTAAAATAGCGTAATTGACGTAAATCCACTTAACCACCTCATATATATAATATATATCTTTATTATTAATTATATATTTTTCATTTAAAATTTCAAAGAGTATACTATTTGTAGGAGGGGAAATATGAATCATACAATCATAATTTCAAAAAGAATTAGCATTTACATAATTGGTTTATTTCTACTTTCACTTGGTGCTACCTTTTCAATTTTGGCAGGTATCGGTGTTTCTCCTGTAACCTCTTTACCTTATGCACTTGCTTTAACTACACCTTTGTCAGTTGGTATTACAACCGTATTAGCTAATTTTGTTTTTATAATTTTACAAGCAATCATTTTAAAAGAAATACGGTGGAAGAACTTTTTCATACAATTAATTATTTCCTTTTTATTCGGTTTTTTTATGGATTTCACGATTTGGTTAACAAACGGCTTACCTGAAGCAACTTCACTTGTTCTTATTATTGTGTATTTAGCAATAAGCTTAATACTTGTTGCCTTAGCTTTACTGTTATATTTCACAGCAAATTTACCGACGATGCCATATGATTCACTTACATATGTCATTGCGAACACATGGAAGATACCATTTAGTAAAGCAAAAATTACTAGTGACATGCTAAACGTCGTTCTTTCACTTGTGATTTGTTTACTATTTATTCAATCCTTTGGCGCAATTGGGATAGGTACGTTCATTGCTGCCTATGGTATTGGAAAAATGGTGGGTGTTTTGCTTCACAAACTTCAACCCTCATTAAAGCAATGGGTGTATAAAAACAACTAAAATTATTCAAGTAAATGCGATTGCTGCTGCTAATAAATCTTTTTACTTTGATAATAAAAAAAGCCAGGGAATTTCCCCGGCTTTTACTTGTTTATACTCAAACCTTTTATTGTGTAACTTACTTCTGATTACAAACCCCAATCCCAATTGTATTCTTTTATATAGATTAAACATTAAATGAGTTTCGAATAAATAACCATTGTTAGTGGGATGGATGTAGTCAT harbors:
- a CDS encoding transcriptional regulator, yielding MKEDLSLEYLLAIQEYGNISHAANALFVSQPYLSTYIKNLESKLGVELLNRQVTPLVLTYAGELYISYMQEIHEMHEVMMRDIEALNELKKGRVVLGINPILASHMLYDFLPEFMDKYPGIEIQLEEGTANEMEALTLQNKIDICISMLPIKNTGLVYEKLYEENIYLVIPKGHIFYEENNKEIKHIPFPPSKLNHQKFILLKPGLGLRRLTDNIFDHYAISPTITLETNNIENAFRLANKGIGMTIIPECIITRDQLKIESNLYTLGNPVYKNSVVISYKKDVVLSTAASAFLKFAKKRYLQF
- a CDS encoding transcriptional regulator, coding for MDLRQLRYFKEIVDQGSISKAAEVLHMAQPPLSMLLKQIETHYGTPLIKRYRQKWEITEAGQMLYNHATHMLQQMEMFDVKMDYMMQGEMGQLRLGVSSSCIHLVGDVIRQFSQSYPKVELQIFKGDSEKLEQMLFNNEIDIAVILAPENSEQYEEFPLTPSPFALAVPKNWSNQIDLDVVSIQNLMKFPFISLEAMEGYSMLENIIYYLKEKNISLNIVAKCKDITIAQYLVAKEVGISILPKIQLGYVDGIHFVDLPELEIAIQPKLFYKQEATFSPICRNFIALFKSNT